One Lentisphaera araneosa HTCC2155 DNA window includes the following coding sequences:
- a CDS encoding NAD-dependent epimerase/dehydratase family protein, which translates to MKHLITGGSGFLGRYIARQLLEQGQEVVLYNRSQPPSDLSECTWVQGDINETMKLTRAMEGCHNVFHTAAIAGVWGDEELFHKVNTLGTQSVLNACLSAKVSKLIYTSSPSVVFGIDAIENGNESLPYPDEYLTTYPKTKAEGEKIVLEANSEQLKTCSLRPHLIWGPEDQHLIPRLIQKAKSKRLKQVGNGENLVDLTYVENAAKAHLQVASELDKSSKPAGKAYFISDPKPVSLWPWIREILSLSECPPPNGSLSYAKAAKIGAILEWIYKTFKLKGEPPMTRFVAAQLAKAHYFDNSAAKKDFGYAPEIDNKEGLKRTLAWLKESGTV; encoded by the coding sequence ATGAAACATCTCATTACAGGCGGAAGTGGCTTTCTTGGTCGCTATATAGCTCGACAACTCCTCGAGCAAGGACAAGAAGTTGTTTTATATAATCGCTCTCAGCCTCCGAGCGACCTAAGTGAATGCACTTGGGTTCAGGGTGACATCAACGAAACGATGAAACTCACCCGTGCCATGGAAGGCTGTCACAATGTTTTTCATACTGCGGCCATCGCAGGTGTTTGGGGTGATGAAGAACTCTTTCATAAAGTCAATACTTTAGGAACGCAGTCTGTGCTCAACGCCTGTTTGAGCGCAAAAGTTAGTAAGCTAATCTACACGTCTTCACCTTCAGTCGTATTTGGAATTGACGCTATTGAAAATGGCAACGAATCACTCCCCTACCCGGATGAGTACCTAACCACGTATCCCAAGACAAAAGCTGAAGGTGAAAAAATCGTTCTGGAAGCTAATAGCGAGCAACTCAAAACCTGTTCACTTCGCCCACATCTAATTTGGGGACCCGAAGACCAGCACCTCATCCCCCGACTCATTCAAAAAGCAAAAAGTAAAAGACTTAAGCAAGTGGGCAATGGAGAAAACTTAGTTGACCTCACCTACGTAGAAAATGCTGCCAAAGCCCACCTCCAAGTCGCTAGTGAATTAGACAAGAGTTCAAAACCAGCCGGCAAAGCCTACTTTATTTCTGATCCGAAACCCGTGAGCCTATGGCCATGGATCCGCGAGATCCTCAGTTTAAGTGAGTGTCCTCCGCCCAATGGTAGCCTCTCTTATGCAAAGGCCGCAAAAATTGGTGCTATTCTCGAATGGATCTACAAAACTTTCAAATTAAAGGGCGAACCGCCCATGACTCGCTTTGTTGCGGCTCAACTTGCCAAAGCTCATTACTTTGATAACTCTGCGGCGAAAAAAGATTTTGGCTATGCACCTGAAATAGACAATAAAGAAGGTTTAAAACGCACTTTAGCTTGGCTCAAAGAATCGGGAACTGTATGA
- a CDS encoding FtsW/RodA/SpoVE family cell cycle protein — MEKAPYRPQFRVIMLVSVFLLICFSLPMLYSTSAPVHGNKYFFNQSLFVCIGATLAFFIQFIDYNWLCRNARWFLVICCVALLYLVLANILSKAGYSDIAKKFPLIKAIKGSYRWFRIGGFGIQPAEFTKIALVLVLSEYYHHNIKRVHELKWGFIFPALIGGSVMMLIMLGGSLSMTVLTGTVIITVMFVAGARMRWLVGCVIMGIVGVFSVAIISPVRAARFESFLTPEELSADKGYQLWHSLLSLGSGGWTGQGFSESRMKNEYLPEAHTDFILAIVGEELGFLCILFVCFLYLLFLVSSLKVAGQARNVRGVILASTLGCTVIQHAFVNMGVICGLLPTTGITAPFISYGGSSMVSAFISVGLLLSVDRMTSTGEYVPDKPSNSHVKGPLILPGENVE, encoded by the coding sequence ATGGAAAAAGCACCTTACCGTCCTCAGTTTAGGGTGATCATGCTCGTGAGCGTTTTCTTGCTGATTTGCTTTAGTTTACCGATGCTCTATTCGACGAGTGCTCCTGTGCATGGTAATAAATACTTCTTTAACCAATCCCTTTTTGTATGTATTGGTGCGACTCTCGCATTTTTCATTCAGTTCATTGATTACAATTGGTTATGCCGCAATGCCCGATGGTTTCTGGTGATTTGTTGTGTGGCTTTGCTGTATTTGGTTTTAGCCAACATACTGAGTAAGGCAGGCTACTCAGATATTGCGAAAAAATTTCCACTGATCAAAGCGATTAAAGGCTCCTATCGTTGGTTTAGAATTGGAGGCTTTGGTATTCAGCCTGCGGAGTTTACCAAGATTGCTTTGGTGCTCGTTTTGTCGGAGTATTATCACCATAATATTAAACGCGTCCACGAGCTTAAGTGGGGTTTCATTTTTCCAGCGCTCATTGGTGGCTCGGTAATGATGTTGATTATGTTGGGTGGTAGTTTATCGATGACAGTACTTACGGGCACAGTGATAATAACCGTAATGTTTGTTGCGGGAGCTCGTATGCGTTGGTTAGTAGGCTGTGTAATTATGGGCATAGTGGGCGTTTTTTCTGTGGCGATCATATCTCCGGTTAGAGCGGCGCGATTTGAGTCTTTTCTAACTCCGGAAGAACTTTCGGCTGATAAGGGTTACCAGCTTTGGCACTCATTGCTATCTCTCGGCTCGGGAGGTTGGACGGGGCAAGGTTTTTCTGAAAGTCGTATGAAAAATGAGTATCTCCCTGAAGCTCATACAGACTTTATTCTCGCAATTGTGGGAGAAGAGCTGGGCTTCTTATGTATTTTATTTGTCTGCTTTCTCTACCTATTATTTTTAGTTTCATCACTTAAAGTTGCGGGACAGGCACGTAATGTTCGAGGCGTCATTCTCGCTTCAACTCTTGGTTGTACGGTAATTCAGCATGCTTTCGTTAATATGGGAGTGATTTGTGGCTTGCTTCCCACGACGGGTATTACGGCGCCATTTATTAGCTATGGTGGATCGAGTATGGTTTCGGCTTTTATCTCAGTGGGTTTATTATTGAGTGTGGATCGTATGACTTCCACTGGGGAATACGTACCTGACAAGCCTTCAAATAGTCACGTGAAAGGTCCTTTAATCCTGCCCGGAGAAAATGTTGAGTAA
- a CDS encoding inositol monophosphatase family protein: MLLELDRYKFIEEVERLLQGVGDFQLDNFRDLEVQEEEKEPRELVSFVDRQSESMLFEGLSPLYPEAEFWGEENGKRGEADWMWLVDPLDGTTNYLNHLDQFSISVALLYKGKPQFGAVYKPISSEFFHAFKGLGFFHNHKQLHSLQTQRSFEKAMIGTGFPYRSPDLKDQFFSLIEDLMPRCRGIRRFGSAALDLSYVAAGWLQGFWESDLQPYDVGAGLLFLEEMGMTVSNHKGEAYDMNVDRMLVTAKPEVHKELLARVADHYGEEGLQF, encoded by the coding sequence ATGCTTTTAGAGCTGGATAGATACAAATTTATTGAAGAAGTCGAGCGCTTACTTCAGGGAGTCGGAGATTTCCAATTAGATAATTTCCGAGATTTAGAAGTTCAAGAAGAAGAAAAAGAACCACGTGAATTGGTGTCATTTGTAGATCGCCAAAGTGAAAGTATGCTTTTTGAAGGCTTAAGTCCACTCTACCCCGAAGCTGAGTTTTGGGGCGAAGAGAATGGCAAGCGTGGCGAAGCCGATTGGATGTGGTTAGTTGACCCACTCGATGGGACGACGAATTATCTCAATCACTTAGATCAATTTTCTATTTCTGTGGCACTCCTCTACAAAGGAAAACCTCAGTTCGGAGCGGTATACAAGCCTATAAGTAGTGAGTTTTTTCATGCCTTTAAAGGCCTTGGTTTTTTCCACAATCATAAACAACTGCATTCACTTCAAACTCAACGTTCCTTTGAAAAGGCAATGATAGGGACGGGTTTCCCTTATCGCTCGCCCGATTTAAAAGACCAGTTTTTCTCCTTGATTGAAGATTTAATGCCGCGTTGTCGAGGTATCAGACGTTTTGGTTCAGCAGCTTTAGACTTGAGTTATGTGGCAGCAGGTTGGTTACAGGGTTTTTGGGAAAGTGATTTACAACCCTATGACGTAGGTGCGGGTTTGCTCTTTTTGGAAGAAATGGGTATGACGGTAAGTAATCACAAAGGCGAAGCTTACGATATGAATGTGGATCGCATGTTAGTGACGGCAAAACCGGAAGTGCATAAAGAGTTATTAGCTAGAGTCGCTGATCATTACGGTGAAGAGGGTTTACAGTTTTAG
- a CDS encoding 2-isopropylmalate synthase yields the protein MKKYSPIPEIGIQNRTWPDTQITQSPTWCAVDLRDGNQALPDPLTLEQKKIYFDILVKIGFKEIEIGFPSASKDDYDFCRHLIDNKVIPDDVMISVLVPARPDLVVKTMDALRDVPKATVHFYVATSDLHREHVLGKSHQEVFEMCTATVQSIKEEASKLKESTFYLEFSPEEFTDTDLDFAVEVCDHVIEQWQPAADEKVILNLPATVERRPPTHYADMIELFQRKLKSEQAIISLHAHNDMGCAVASTQLAIQAGAHRVEGTLFGQGERSGNVDLITLVLNLQYLGIDTGLDFSDLMNITEQISELTNMPPHERHPYVGSLVFSAFSGSHQDAIHKSTLRKDELMETFGRWKIPYLHIDPADVGREFENLIRINSQSGKGGIAHIIEKEHNIKLPRFVQVDFAKRVQAYAEEVSREVSTQEVWKVFEEAYIAPKNPKLVLNNYWPYPDEDQSEIVNAKIEVEFKGETFTHEATGNGPISAFVAALKKLDIPDFVLEHFGEDSIGDSAQAEAVSSISVKNSDNGSVHIGFGYHSNINHAAARAIIAAVNKLIG from the coding sequence ATGAAAAAATATTCACCTATCCCAGAAATTGGCATTCAAAATAGAACCTGGCCAGATACGCAAATCACTCAATCACCCACTTGGTGTGCAGTTGACCTCCGCGATGGTAACCAAGCACTTCCCGATCCCTTGACGCTTGAACAGAAAAAAATCTATTTCGATATCCTCGTAAAAATTGGCTTTAAAGAAATCGAAATTGGTTTCCCTTCTGCGTCAAAAGACGACTATGACTTTTGCCGTCACTTGATCGACAACAAAGTCATCCCAGATGACGTGATGATCTCTGTACTCGTTCCTGCTCGTCCTGACCTCGTTGTAAAAACGATGGACGCCTTGCGCGATGTTCCAAAAGCTACGGTGCATTTCTACGTAGCCACGAGTGACCTTCACCGCGAACACGTACTCGGCAAATCACATCAAGAAGTTTTTGAGATGTGTACGGCTACCGTGCAGTCAATTAAAGAAGAAGCCAGTAAACTCAAAGAGAGTACGTTTTATTTGGAGTTCTCTCCAGAAGAATTCACTGACACGGACTTAGACTTCGCTGTAGAAGTCTGCGATCACGTTATCGAACAATGGCAACCTGCAGCGGATGAAAAAGTGATTTTGAACCTTCCTGCTACAGTTGAACGTCGTCCACCGACTCATTACGCCGATATGATTGAGCTCTTTCAACGCAAGCTTAAATCTGAGCAGGCGATCATTTCACTTCACGCTCACAATGATATGGGCTGTGCTGTTGCATCGACTCAACTTGCGATCCAAGCTGGCGCACACCGTGTCGAAGGCACACTCTTTGGCCAAGGCGAACGCTCTGGCAACGTCGATTTAATCACTCTTGTCTTGAACTTGCAGTACCTCGGCATTGATACGGGGCTCGACTTCTCAGACTTAATGAATATCACTGAACAGATTTCAGAGCTTACAAATATGCCTCCTCACGAACGTCATCCTTATGTCGGTTCTTTGGTATTCTCAGCTTTCTCTGGCTCACACCAAGACGCTATCCACAAGTCCACTTTACGCAAAGATGAACTCATGGAAACTTTTGGGCGCTGGAAAATCCCTTATTTGCATATTGACCCAGCTGATGTCGGTCGCGAATTTGAAAACCTCATCCGCATCAATAGCCAATCGGGCAAAGGTGGAATTGCTCACATCATTGAAAAAGAGCATAACATCAAACTTCCACGTTTTGTTCAAGTTGATTTTGCCAAGCGAGTTCAAGCTTATGCTGAAGAAGTGAGTCGCGAAGTATCGACGCAAGAAGTCTGGAAAGTTTTTGAAGAAGCCTATATCGCTCCTAAAAACCCAAAGTTGGTCTTAAACAATTACTGGCCCTACCCTGACGAAGATCAATCAGAAATCGTCAATGCTAAAATTGAAGTTGAGTTTAAAGGCGAGACTTTCACACATGAAGCTACTGGCAATGGCCCCATATCTGCGTTTGTTGCTGCTCTTAAAAAACTCGACATCCCTGATTTTGTTCTCGAACACTTCGGCGAAGATTCCATTGGTGATTCTGCTCAAGCAGAAGCTGTTTCGAGCATATCAGTTAAAAACAGCGATAATGGTAGCGTTCATATTGGTTTTGGTTATCATTCCAATATTAACCATGCGGCAGCACGAGCTATTATCGCTGCTGTTAACAAGCTAATCGGTTGA
- the plsY gene encoding glycerol-3-phosphate 1-O-acyltransferase PlsY, with the protein MPYLVTILICYLCGSIPFGLILSRIHGIDIRQHGSGNIGATNVLRTLGKKWGYSCFILDFLKGLIPVLMIHFYFTKNHPELANTATIIALPATISGHIFSIFLNFKGGKGVATGAGAVMALCPPAVILALTVWFLCFKASGYVSLASIIAAITVPIFAILLNKINFIETNPAQISLLIILALLVTYMHKANIKRLCNGTESCFKKKEKKS; encoded by the coding sequence ATGCCCTACCTCGTGACAATCCTCATCTGCTATTTATGCGGATCCATCCCCTTTGGTTTAATCCTATCAAGAATACATGGCATTGATATCCGTCAACATGGCAGCGGCAATATCGGCGCCACGAATGTCCTAAGAACTCTGGGTAAGAAATGGGGCTACAGCTGTTTTATCCTTGATTTTTTAAAAGGCCTAATCCCCGTCTTAATGATTCACTTTTACTTCACGAAAAATCATCCTGAACTTGCGAACACCGCAACCATCATTGCTTTACCTGCCACAATCTCAGGACATATATTTAGTATTTTCCTAAATTTCAAAGGCGGTAAAGGTGTTGCCACAGGTGCTGGCGCCGTCATGGCCCTCTGCCCTCCCGCAGTTATCCTTGCTTTAACAGTTTGGTTTCTCTGCTTCAAAGCCTCAGGCTACGTTTCTCTCGCCAGTATCATAGCTGCCATTACGGTCCCCATTTTTGCCATACTGCTCAATAAGATCAATTTCATTGAGACCAATCCAGCTCAGATCAGCCTGTTAATTATACTTGCGCTACTTGTTACCTATATGCACAAAGCTAACATCAAACGACTCTGTAATGGCACTGAAAGCTGCTTTAAAAAGAAGGAGAAGAAATCATGA
- a CDS encoding rod shape-determining protein: MSLANKIRSVFVKDIGIDLGTANSLVFVRDQGIVLNEPSVVAVHEDTGKALAVGIEAKKMLGRTPGSIRAIRPMKDGVIADFDITEIMLRYFINKVHSRARNLTMPRVLIAVPSGINEVEMRAVKESAKKAGAGEVETIFEPMAAAIGVGLPVADPTGNMVVDIGGGTTEVAMISLAGIVESKSVKVGGDAMDMAITNHVKNNYNLKIGPRMAEQIKINLGSAFPLEEGELTMEVRGNDQLAGLPKAITITSTEIREALMPPVTAIAESVRQTLDRCPPELSADLIDHGIYLAGGGALLRGLDKLLRQETGLPVTVADDPLCAVANGTGSALQNMDTLFRNSQEAAKRNKKYR, encoded by the coding sequence ATGAGTCTAGCTAATAAAATCAGATCAGTTTTTGTCAAAGATATCGGTATCGATCTTGGCACAGCAAACAGCCTTGTTTTCGTACGCGATCAAGGCATCGTCCTTAATGAACCCAGTGTAGTTGCTGTACACGAAGATACCGGAAAGGCTCTCGCCGTAGGTATTGAAGCGAAAAAAATGCTAGGTAGAACGCCAGGTTCCATCAGAGCGATTCGCCCCATGAAAGATGGCGTTATTGCTGATTTTGACATCACCGAGATTATGTTACGCTATTTCATTAACAAAGTTCACTCCCGCGCACGCAACCTCACCATGCCCCGTGTCCTCATTGCCGTTCCATCAGGAATCAATGAAGTTGAAATGCGTGCCGTCAAAGAAAGTGCCAAAAAGGCTGGTGCTGGAGAAGTAGAAACAATTTTCGAGCCCATGGCAGCTGCTATTGGCGTTGGCCTTCCTGTTGCCGACCCAACCGGCAACATGGTTGTTGATATCGGTGGCGGCACAACTGAAGTCGCCATGATTTCACTTGCCGGCATCGTGGAAAGTAAAAGTGTTAAAGTTGGTGGTGATGCCATGGACATGGCTATTACTAATCACGTAAAGAATAACTACAATTTAAAAATTGGTCCTAGAATGGCTGAGCAAATCAAGATTAATCTTGGCTCTGCATTCCCTCTTGAAGAAGGCGAACTAACAATGGAAGTTCGTGGTAATGACCAACTCGCTGGTTTACCAAAAGCCATCACCATTACGAGCACAGAGATCCGCGAAGCTTTAATGCCCCCAGTAACTGCCATTGCAGAATCTGTTCGTCAAACTCTTGACCGCTGCCCTCCTGAGCTATCAGCTGACTTAATTGACCATGGCATTTATCTCGCTGGCGGTGGCGCCCTATTGCGTGGCTTAGATAAATTACTTCGCCAAGAAACTGGCCTCCCAGTAACCGTTGCTGATGACCCCCTCTGTGCGGTGGCTAACGGTACAGGTTCTGCGCTTCAGAATATGGATACGCTCTTTAGAAACTCCCAAGAAGCAGCCAAGCGCAACAAAAAGTACCGCTAA
- a CDS encoding RNB domain-containing ribonuclease has product MTEEFYGLSAYTDGNQLRLAYVLGIEKKKAKSLIASGRTIPLPLKNVLFSFNEKVSEDDFRLNHPQYEEKIKSLAADVDLGMLWEMLEGEECKVFTLDELCDFYFSELSDYLKAGLFDVLSQDIVYFKRRLAEFTIRDQEQVEAILKSREKKRLQEEYEAELGPWVQSVLESDEDSTVEVPGKFKTFVGQLGNLIWLKQSSDASRFLDKLIGKSPLRLKAVEFLMKTGQISKDCDEHLVIAGIRPDFSQKLLAMAEELDFDSTGRNDLGEDFYCFSIDDESTSDVDDVLSVEYLENDLFKIGIHIADVSAYIAKASTLDLEAEHRATSIYLPTGTVNMFPAELATHKASLLPGSPKPALSYYATLTSDGELRSTHIERSLIQVSEKLSYRYCDGVLEGDEEAKEDLKKDLDILANLADELILKRQEKGAITFNRPENKITIVDGVVDITEVRAHSKSRALVGEFMILANNLGAQFCRDNEIPALYRVQEKSDEQVAMPETYDPVSFDAAIKCMKKSRMTPYPSDHAGLGLDCYTQFTSPIRRYSDLMMQRQLIAFLEGRDLVYTEDELLEIKSKAESRLGEVRDVQRQSENFWLYTYLEQSKIGETYLATVVNHLNGGLLVELDGLTLRLKLNHGKKLEIGTRLEVKIQLVDPKLNHAKLSLESILDE; this is encoded by the coding sequence ATGACAGAAGAATTTTATGGGCTGAGTGCTTACACGGACGGAAACCAATTAAGACTAGCTTATGTCTTGGGGATAGAGAAAAAAAAGGCCAAGTCTTTAATTGCGAGCGGACGCACAATTCCTTTGCCATTAAAGAACGTTTTATTTAGTTTTAATGAAAAAGTGAGCGAAGATGACTTTCGTTTAAACCACCCGCAGTATGAAGAGAAGATAAAATCATTAGCCGCTGATGTTGACCTTGGGATGCTGTGGGAGATGCTGGAAGGCGAAGAGTGTAAAGTTTTCACCTTAGATGAGCTCTGCGATTTTTATTTTTCAGAACTAAGTGATTACCTGAAAGCGGGTTTATTTGATGTTTTGTCCCAAGATATAGTTTACTTTAAGCGCCGGCTTGCTGAATTTACGATTCGCGACCAAGAGCAAGTTGAGGCTATTTTAAAGAGTCGAGAGAAAAAGCGCCTTCAAGAAGAGTACGAAGCTGAGCTTGGACCCTGGGTTCAGAGTGTTTTGGAAAGTGATGAGGATTCCACTGTCGAAGTTCCTGGAAAATTTAAAACTTTTGTCGGGCAATTAGGTAACTTGATTTGGCTGAAACAGAGTTCTGATGCCTCGAGGTTTTTAGATAAACTGATTGGCAAGTCTCCCTTGAGATTAAAAGCTGTCGAGTTTTTGATGAAAACAGGGCAGATTAGTAAAGATTGTGATGAACACTTAGTGATAGCAGGAATACGCCCCGATTTCTCCCAGAAACTCCTCGCGATGGCTGAAGAGCTGGATTTTGATTCAACAGGTCGAAATGACTTGGGTGAAGACTTTTATTGCTTTAGTATTGATGATGAATCAACTTCAGATGTGGACGATGTTCTCAGTGTTGAATATCTAGAAAATGATTTATTTAAAATTGGGATTCATATCGCAGACGTTAGTGCCTATATCGCCAAAGCAAGCACCTTGGACCTAGAAGCAGAGCACAGGGCCACGAGTATTTATTTACCAACTGGAACAGTGAATATGTTTCCTGCGGAATTAGCCACTCATAAGGCATCTCTTCTTCCTGGTTCGCCCAAGCCTGCGCTGTCTTATTACGCCACTTTGACAAGTGATGGGGAATTGAGATCTACCCATATTGAAAGAAGTTTAATTCAAGTTTCTGAAAAATTGAGCTATCGTTATTGTGATGGAGTCCTAGAAGGCGATGAAGAAGCAAAAGAAGACTTAAAAAAAGATCTTGATATTCTAGCGAATTTAGCAGATGAATTGATACTCAAGCGACAAGAAAAGGGAGCGATAACTTTTAATCGACCAGAAAATAAAATTACCATTGTCGATGGCGTGGTTGATATTACTGAAGTAAGAGCTCATTCAAAGAGTCGTGCATTAGTGGGTGAGTTTATGATTCTCGCGAATAATTTAGGAGCGCAATTTTGTCGGGACAATGAGATTCCAGCCTTATATCGCGTTCAAGAAAAGTCTGATGAACAAGTGGCGATGCCCGAGACGTATGATCCGGTATCTTTTGATGCAGCGATTAAGTGTATGAAAAAGTCCCGTATGACCCCTTACCCCTCAGATCATGCGGGCCTGGGTTTGGATTGTTATACTCAGTTTACTTCTCCGATTCGTCGCTATAGCGACTTGATGATGCAAAGGCAACTTATCGCCTTTTTAGAGGGACGAGATTTGGTTTATACTGAAGATGAATTATTAGAAATCAAATCAAAAGCTGAAAGTCGTTTGGGGGAAGTAAGAGATGTACAAAGGCAGTCAGAGAACTTTTGGCTTTACACGTACCTCGAACAATCAAAGATTGGAGAGACTTATTTGGCGACTGTGGTCAATCATTTAAATGGTGGCCTATTAGTCGAATTAGATGGACTGACTCTGCGCTTAAAATTAAATCACGGTAAAAAGCTTGAGATTGGTACTCGTCTAGAGGTGAAAATTCAACTAGTCGACCCTAAACTAAATCATGCAAAATTAAGTTTAGAATCAATCTTGGACGAATAG
- a CDS encoding UDP-N-acetylglucosamine--N-acetylmuramyl-(pentapeptide) pyrophosphoryl-undecaprenol N-acetylglucosamine transferase: protein MLSKLIVSCGGTGGHYYPGLSIARKAQDKGLDVSLFLTGRRAPGQAEIAEEHGLKSNLARALSLPSIKKPWRIPLFAWRFYCDYLKAKKFLREEKPDAVLFMGSFAGVPLGLACASLKIPTFIHEGNVWAGKANRFMSKYAQKFLASFPLKNESAIQCPTVVVGMPIRPELLEENFKKPDFISHLNDEDPLVLCFGGSQGAEAINKMLRYAYDVMNARKYKLQLVQLTGSDDNAELIDFYGNSPVAVSKQSQEMGALINRANVVVCRAGASSIAELIHFKTKAVLIPYPIAAEDHQEINADYACQSNGFYKLHQSEIDQFSLANAIELQMRQDKELDFSMIDYPDAADKVLKEIFPKI from the coding sequence ATGTTGAGTAAATTAATCGTATCCTGCGGTGGGACAGGTGGGCATTATTACCCAGGTTTATCTATTGCAAGGAAGGCGCAGGATAAAGGGCTAGATGTGAGCCTTTTCTTGACTGGCAGACGAGCCCCTGGCCAAGCAGAGATTGCTGAAGAACATGGTTTGAAATCAAATTTGGCGAGGGCCTTAAGTCTGCCTAGTATAAAAAAACCATGGCGTATCCCACTTTTTGCTTGGCGATTCTATTGTGATTACTTGAAGGCCAAAAAATTCCTACGAGAAGAAAAACCTGATGCCGTTTTGTTTATGGGAAGTTTTGCGGGTGTTCCCTTGGGCTTAGCTTGTGCCAGTTTGAAAATCCCCACCTTTATCCACGAAGGCAATGTGTGGGCAGGTAAAGCTAATCGTTTTATGTCGAAGTACGCACAAAAATTCTTGGCGAGTTTCCCATTAAAGAATGAGTCGGCGATTCAATGCCCCACAGTAGTTGTGGGTATGCCCATACGTCCTGAGTTGCTTGAGGAGAATTTTAAAAAACCGGATTTTATCAGTCATCTGAACGATGAAGATCCTCTAGTACTATGCTTTGGCGGTAGCCAGGGGGCAGAAGCGATTAATAAAATGCTTCGGTACGCATATGATGTCATGAACGCTCGTAAATATAAATTGCAGCTCGTGCAGTTAACGGGATCTGATGATAATGCTGAACTCATTGACTTTTACGGTAATTCTCCAGTTGCTGTAAGCAAGCAAAGCCAAGAAATGGGGGCTCTTATTAATCGTGCTAATGTGGTCGTTTGCCGAGCAGGAGCCTCGAGTATAGCGGAGCTCATTCATTTTAAAACTAAGGCAGTGTTGATTCCCTATCCCATTGCGGCGGAAGATCACCAGGAGATCAACGCAGATTACGCTTGTCAATCAAATGGTTTTTATAAACTCCATCAATCCGAAATTGATCAGTTTAGTTTGGCCAATGCCATTGAGTTACAAATGCGACAAGATAAAGAGCTTGATTTTAGTATGATTGATTATCCCGATGCAGCAGATAAAGTTCTAAAAGAAATTTTCCCTAAAATCTAA
- a CDS encoding PD-(D/E)XK nuclease family protein, with the protein MSHIISDDIYLLKEEHEYKLKSDPSAEFTSCTTFIKQFFSPFNADAVAQKLVSSVPKYAEMTIEELKDEWTAAADHGTQVHEELEEYILSGAEPKEDKGIAGKNWLIENIDLEKFTLYPEVIIFCKELKLAGTIDLIAQHKKSGSLLLFDWKTNKRINKRAFRGERGIHPASEQLDDCNFNHYSAQLSLYRYLLENNYNCKIHRQIILHLDETKSNVIDCDYLESTIHKMLEVL; encoded by the coding sequence ATGAGTCATATTATTTCTGACGATATCTACCTTTTAAAAGAAGAACATGAGTACAAGCTCAAGTCAGATCCCAGTGCAGAATTCACCTCATGTACCACTTTTATCAAACAATTTTTCTCCCCCTTTAATGCCGATGCCGTCGCTCAAAAACTCGTATCCTCTGTACCTAAATACGCCGAAATGACCATTGAAGAACTAAAAGATGAATGGACGGCTGCTGCAGATCATGGAACACAAGTTCACGAAGAACTCGAAGAGTATATCTTAAGCGGTGCAGAGCCCAAAGAAGATAAGGGTATTGCGGGGAAAAATTGGTTAATAGAAAATATCGACCTCGAAAAATTCACTCTCTATCCAGAAGTCATCATCTTTTGCAAAGAACTCAAACTTGCAGGGACCATTGACCTTATTGCTCAGCATAAAAAGTCAGGCTCACTGCTGCTTTTCGACTGGAAGACGAATAAGCGTATTAATAAACGCGCCTTTAGAGGCGAAAGAGGCATTCACCCTGCCAGTGAGCAATTAGATGACTGCAACTTCAATCATTATTCAGCCCAGCTCTCCCTCTACCGTTATTTATTAGAGAATAACTATAATTGTAAAATTCATCGTCAAATCATCCTGCACCTCGATGAGACTAAGTCGAACGTGATTGATTGTGATTACTTGGAGAGCACCATACACAAGATGCTTGAGGTTCTTTAG